One part of the Rutidosis leptorrhynchoides isolate AG116_Rl617_1_P2 chromosome 1, CSIRO_AGI_Rlap_v1, whole genome shotgun sequence genome encodes these proteins:
- the LOC139859283 gene encoding CBS domain-containing protein CBSCBSPB3-like: MSGQVPPVSRRNSSMSRRNNNPTTTTTTTSFRKSSSTQSENGTTSTGATNGYPLKTTSSGERTVKKLRLSKALTIPEGTTVSDACRRMAARRVDAVLLTDTNALLSGIVTDKDIATRVLAEELRPDQTIISKVMTRNPTFVSSDSLAIDALQKMVQGKFRHLPVVENGEVIALLDITKCLYDAISRMEKAAEQGSAIAAAVEGVERQWGNNFAAPSAFIETLRDRMFKPSLSSIIAETSKVATVVASDPVYVAAKRMQELRVNSVIVMAGNTIQGILTSKDLLMRVVAQHLPPEITLVEKVMTPNPECATVDTTILEALHIMHDGKFLHLPVVDKDGSVVACVDVLQITHAAISMAESNSGADVANTVMQKFWDSALNLDPPDDYDDSQSEMSMSAIMTSDGVDGGRSSYPSLGLGNSFAFKFEDSRGRVHRFTFGTENLAELVSAVTQRMGSAGHDQSAPQLLYDDDEGDRVLLTTDSDLVAAVNHARSAGQKVLRLHLDNSEFGQQKRESQLGTVMEERTIEAPKSSHIQTVILASAAVIAGIACVVYLKRSNQ; the protein is encoded by the exons ATGAGTGGGCAAGTGCCACCAGTCTCAAGAAGGAACAGCTCAATGAGTAGAAGAAATAataacccaacaacaacaacaaccacaactagTTTTAGGAAATCATCATCAACTCAATCTGAAAATGGAACAACTTCGACTGGAGCTACTAATGGTTATCCACTTAAAACTACCTCCtc TGGGGAAAGGACCGTTAAGAAGCTTAGGTTGTCAAAGGCCCTGACGATACCAGAAGGGACAACTGTTTCGGATGCTTGTCGGAGAATGGCAGCCCGTCGTGTTGACGCTGTGCTATTGACGGATACGAACGCGTTGCTTTCCGGAATAGTAACCGACAAG GATATTGCAACTAGAGTTCTTGCAGAAGAACTAAGGCCAGACCAGACGATAATTTCAAAAGTTATGACAAGAAATCCTACTTTTGTCTCTTCTGATTCTTTGGCTATAGACGCCCTTCAAAAGATGGTCCAAG GAAAGTTTAGGCATCTCCCGGTAGTTGAAAACGGTGAAGTTATTGCATTATTGGATATCACGAAGTGCCTATACGATGCTATTTCTAGAATGGAAAAAGCTGCTGAACAGGGCAGTGCTATTGCTGCAGCTGTCGAAGGAGTCGAACGCCAATGGGGAAATAATTTTGCAG cACCTTCTGCTTTTATAGAGACACTGAGGGACCGAATGTTCAAGCCCTCTTTGTCATCCATCATTGCGGAAACATCTAA GGTTGCAACAGTTGTAGCCTCAGATCCAGTTTATGTGGCTGCTAAAAGGATGCAAGAGTTGAGAGTTAATTCTGTTATCGTTATGGCTGGGAATACTATCCAGGGCATATTAAC CTCAAAGGATCTTCTCATGCGAGTTGTGGCACAACATCTTCCACCCGAGATAACACTTGTTGAAAAG GTTATGACACCAAATCCCGAATGTGCAACAGTGGACACAACAATCCTTGAAGCGTTGCATATAATGCATGATGGGAAGTTTTTACATCTCCCCGTTGTAGACAAAG ATGGAAGCGTTGTAGCATGTGTTGATGTCCTGCAGATAACTCATGCTGCTATTTCTATG GCTGAAAGTAACTCGGGTGCTGATGTGGCAAACACAGTGATGCAGAAGTTTTGGGATTCGGCACTCAACCTAGACCCGCCAGATGATTATGATGACAGTCAAAG TGAAATGTCGATGTCAGCAATTATGACATCTGATGGTGTGGATGGTGGGCGGTCGTCATATCCGTCTCTCGGGCTTGGGAATTCGTTTGCCTTCAAGTTCGAAGACTCAAGGGGACGTGTACACAGATTTACTTTTG GCACTGAAAATCTGGCCGAACTAGTTTCTGCTGTTACACAAAGGATGGGCAGTGCCGGTCATGATCAAAGTGCTCCTCAACTTTTG TATGATGATGACGAGGGTGATAGGGTTTTGCTCACAACAGACAGTGATTTAGTTGCTGCTGTTAACCATGCGAGATCAGCAGGACAAAAG GTGTTGAGATTGCATTTAGACAACTCTGAATTTGGGCAACAAAAGAGAGAATCACAATTAGGTACAGTTATGGAAGAGCGAACAATAGAGGCTCCAAAGTCGAGCCATATCCAGACAGTGATTTTGGCAAGTGCGGCAGTTATTGCTGGCATCGCTTGTGTGGTCTACTTGAAACGCTCTAATCAGTGA